ACTATTAAATTCCGCCATGCACCGGAAGTTCCCACTCCCACTGTATGTGCAATTTCATGCATTGCAGTAACATGATTCATATAGCTTTTATTTCCAAACCGTATTGTGCCGTTTATATTTCCGTCAGCCGTTGGAACTGACGGTTCATATAAAACGGTAATGTGTTTTGTTATTGTAGTATAGGTATTATAATAATATACTGCTGTTTCCATAGCCTGTTCTATTCTTCTGTATGCATCCAACTGGTCTTGTGTTGGGTTTTGTGCCTTCACAATTGTATATGTAACATTTCCTGTTTGCTTTGGTGTAGGTGTTGGCATAGGTGTTGGCTTTTGAGATGCCGGAAACTCTGATATAACATCCAATACATATCTTATCAGAAGGGCAGAGTCATTTGAATCAATTAAACCGTCACCACTTACATCTGCTGCTTCTATTCCATACCGATATGAAAAAGAATCCTCAATGCCCATTATATATCTTTGCACCAAAGCATAATCAGCAGAATTAACCATGCCGTTTCCGTCAACATCGCCATACATAAACTGTTCTGAATATACAAAGCATGCAAAGCATGTAGTAATAAGTAAGAAAACAATAGCAAGCATAATTAATGATTTCTTTTTCATAGCACCCATTTCCCTTCCTATTATATTTTTTCTTTCCATTACCACCTTTTTGAAATTTTACGCTTTTATGTACTTTATGCTTTTATATACTTTTTTGTTTGTTTATATTTATTTACAGCAATATTTTTTGGCATATTTTTTACACGATATTTTGCTTACATAATATTTTAACATACTTTTTCATATGCTTTTTTACACCATCACTTTTGTATTTTCCTTCTATTATTAGATATTCGGATAAAAACTAAATTTCATGACGCTATTATGGTGCTATTCAATGTAAGTCCAGTATAAATCCATGTCCTGAATGGGGGTTTTCCCCCTTGCCAAGCCCTTATATTTTGGGTTTATGGCATAGTCAAGACATAAATAGTAAACCGGTACCACCGGCATATCCTCTATAAGTATTTGTTCAGCCTCA
The genomic region above belongs to Acetivibrio saccincola and contains:
- a CDS encoding dockerin type I repeat-containing protein, whose amino-acid sequence is MERKNIIGREMGAMKKKSLIMLAIVFLLITTCFACFVYSEQFMYGDVDGNGMVNSADYALVQRYIMGIEDSFSYRYGIEAADVSGDGLIDSNDSALLIRYVLDVISEFPASQKPTPMPTPTPKQTGNVTYTIVKAQNPTQDQLDAYRRIEQAMETAVYYYNTYTTITKHITVLYEPSVPTADGNINGTIRFGNKSYMNHVTAMHEIAHTVGVGTSGAWRNLIVNGVYVGKHATEELRAITGDSNAVLKGDGQHFWPYGLNYVHEAESEEDLINHCRIVNAMKKDGI